Proteins encoded by one window of Arabidopsis thaliana chromosome 2, partial sequence:
- the WTF9 gene encoding Ubiquitin carboxyl-terminal hydrolase family protein (Ubiquitin carboxyl-terminal hydrolase family protein; LOCATED IN: mitochondrion; EXPRESSED IN: 20 plant structures; EXPRESSED DURING: 13 growth stages; CONTAINS InterPro DOMAIN/s: RNA recognition domain, plant (InterPro:IPR021099); BEST Arabidopsis thaliana protein match is: Ubiquitin carboxyl-terminal hydrolase family protein (TAIR:AT3G58520.1); Has 404 Blast hits to 398 proteins in 16 species: Archae - 0; Bacteria - 0; Metazoa - 0; Fungi - 0; Plants - 404; Viruses - 0; Other Eukaryotes - 0 (source: NCBI BLink).), which yields MLSIRRHAKTVASSCTNLTQKRTYVDVYMKWKRDPYFDNIEHILRSSQLKSVVSLKNCIVQEPNRCIPISAISKKTRQFDVSTKIAHFLRKFPSIFEEFVGPEYNLPWFRLTPEATELDRQERVVYQTSADDLRDRLKKLILMSKDNVLPLSIVQGMKWYLGLPDDYLQFPDMNLDSSFRFVDMEDGVKGLAVDYNGGDKVLSVLQKNAMKKRRGEVSLEEIEFPLFPSKGCRLRVKIEDWLMEFQKLPYVSPYDDYSCLDPSSDIAEKRVVGFLHELLCLFVEHSAERKKLLCLKKHFGLPQKVHKAFERHPQIFYLSMKNKTCTAILREPYRDKASVETHPVLGVRKKYIQLMKNSELILKSRRNSFGFRDEGVVDKDLDLDFEG from the coding sequence ATGCTCTCTATTCGCCGCCATGCCAAAACCGTAGCTTCCTCCTGCACCAACCTTACTCAGAAACGAACCTACGTCGACGTTTACATGAAATGGAAGAGAGATCCTTATTTCGACAACATCGAACACATCCTCCGATCATCTCAGCTCAAATCCGTCGTCTCTCTTAAGAACTGTATCGTCCAGGAACCTAATCGCTGCATTCCGATCTCTGCCATCTCCAAGAAGACTCGTCAATTCGATGTATCAACCAAAATCGCTCACTTCTTAAGGAAGTTTCCTTCAATCTTTGAAGAGTTCGTTGGTCCAGAGTATAATCTCCCATGGTTTAGATTGACACCAGAAGCAACAGAACTAGATAGGCAAGAGAGAGTCGTATACCAAACTTCTGCAGATGATTTGCGTGATAGGTTGAAGAAATTGATTCTGATGAGTAAAGATAATGTTTTGCCACTAAGTATAGTTCAAGGAATGAAATGGTATTTAGGTTTACCTGATGATTACTTGCAGTTTCCAGATATGAATTTAGATTCTTCGTTTAGGTTTGTGGATATGGAAGATGGAGTTAAAGGTTTAGCAGTAGATTATAATGGAGGAGATAAGGTTTTGTCTGTGTTGCAGAAGAATgcaatgaagaagagaagaggagaagtgAGTTTAGAAGAGATTgagtttcctctgtttccatCAAAAGGTTGTAGATTGAGAGTCAAGATTGAAGATTGGTTAATGGAGTTTCAAAAGCTTCCTTATGTATCACCATATGATGATTATTCATGTTTGGATCCAAGTAGTGATATAGCAGAGAAGAGAGTTGTTGGTTTTCTTCATGAATTGCTTTGTCTTTTCGTTGAGCATTCTGCTGAGAGGAAGAAGTTGTTATGTCTCAAGAAGCATTTTGGATTGCCGCAAAAGGTTCATAAGGCGTTTGAGAGACATCCGCAGATTTTCTACTTGTCTATGAAGAATAAAACTTGTACAGCTATTCTTAGAGAGCCTTATAGAGATAAAGCTAGTGTTGAAACACATCCTGTGTTGGGGGTAAGGAAGAAATACATCCAGTTGATGAAGAATTCAGAGTTGATTCTGAAGAGTCGAAGGAATagtttcgggtttagggacGAAGGGGTTGTAGATaaagatttggatttggattttgaagGCTAA